From one Mycolicibacterium sp. HK-90 genomic stretch:
- a CDS encoding sulfotransferase: MPTVEDIKAAAVEQTGLTDFGDDSFEEGLAILLSALDAEARLNARGEAFLYPRITGYLAQRLQVEDWYRRHPEIDEVPIVAPVIGLGLPRTGSTALSMLLAQDPGVRYLRKWESAQPCPPPSTRADSGLPEGKGEMVGTRYHVPTDTHGPMECHELMALDFKSHLFQSFAKVPTYSTWLVEKADLTPTLTYQRRVMKLLQWSEPHRPWRLKCPSHVLWLDAIDQTFPDARFVMTHRDPTDVILSVADLYADIIGTFTDHIDLAYIGRLNVEHWSLGMDRALQFRAEGGRDRFYDIDFRAIQADPIGEITRLYTWLGQPVTDEFAARMDSWWTQADAEREASSHADPAVFDIDMDQVRPRFARYIEHATRWTTRARRGDTHGD; this comes from the coding sequence ATGCCGACCGTCGAAGACATCAAAGCCGCAGCCGTCGAACAGACCGGTCTGACCGACTTCGGCGACGACTCGTTCGAGGAAGGTCTGGCCATCCTGCTGTCCGCCTTGGACGCAGAGGCGCGTCTCAACGCGCGCGGCGAGGCGTTTCTCTACCCGCGCATCACCGGGTATCTGGCCCAGCGGCTCCAGGTCGAGGACTGGTATCGGCGCCATCCGGAGATCGACGAGGTGCCCATCGTGGCGCCCGTGATCGGTCTGGGGCTGCCCCGCACCGGTTCCACCGCGCTGTCGATGCTGCTCGCCCAGGATCCTGGAGTGCGTTACCTGCGCAAGTGGGAATCGGCGCAACCGTGTCCGCCGCCGTCGACGCGTGCCGATTCGGGGCTGCCTGAAGGTAAGGGAGAGATGGTGGGCACCCGATATCACGTTCCCACCGACACGCACGGTCCCATGGAATGCCACGAGCTGATGGCGCTGGATTTCAAGTCGCACCTGTTCCAGTCCTTCGCCAAGGTGCCCACCTACTCCACCTGGCTGGTGGAGAAAGCCGATCTGACACCGACACTGACGTATCAGCGCCGGGTGATGAAGCTGCTGCAGTGGAGTGAGCCGCACCGGCCGTGGCGGCTGAAATGCCCCTCACACGTGCTGTGGCTCGACGCGATCGACCAGACGTTCCCAGACGCCCGATTCGTGATGACGCATCGCGACCCCACCGACGTCATCCTGTCGGTCGCCGATCTGTACGCCGACATCATCGGGACGTTCACCGACCACATCGACCTGGCCTACATCGGCAGGCTCAACGTCGAACACTGGTCGCTCGGCATGGACCGGGCGCTGCAGTTCCGTGCCGAAGGCGGTCGGGACCGCTTCTACGACATCGATTTTCGGGCCATACAGGCCGACCCCATCGGCGAGATCACCCGCCTGTACACCTGGCTCGGCCAGCCGGTGACCGACGAGTTCGCGGCACGGATGGACAGCTGGTGGACCCAGGCCGACGCCGAACGGGAAGCCAGTTCCCACGCCGACCCGGCCGTGTTCGACATCGACATGGACCAGGTTCGGCCCCGGTTCGCCCGCTACATCGAGCACGCCACCCGTTGGACCACCCGCGCAAGACGAGGAGACACACATGGCGATTGA
- a CDS encoding SDR family NAD(P)-dependent oxidoreductase: MTDDAEAIAALNLDSLPRHIIDKRVTELMDLSGKKAFVTGAGGDGLGQAIANRLAGLGADVALIGRTFEKVERRAAEIEQRWGVKAYPVRADMSDWDQVHDAVHTAHEELGGLDIMVNNPVMVVGGPFEKHTKADIDHTVLGSLTMMMYGAHAALEFLLPQGAGKIINIGSVGGRIQQRGLVVYNACKSGVVGFTRNLAHEVAARGVNVLGVAPGIMIKPEMMEYLLEPKTPAHFAGRGAILEAITTQVQLGRASLPEEAANMVAFLASEAADYLCGQTIDVAGGQWMN, from the coding sequence ATGACCGATGATGCAGAGGCCATCGCCGCCCTGAACCTCGACAGCCTGCCGCGACACATCATCGACAAGCGGGTCACCGAGCTGATGGATCTGTCGGGAAAGAAGGCGTTTGTCACCGGCGCGGGCGGGGATGGTCTGGGGCAGGCCATCGCGAACCGGCTGGCCGGCCTCGGGGCCGATGTCGCGTTGATCGGACGGACTTTCGAGAAGGTGGAACGCCGCGCCGCCGAGATCGAGCAGCGCTGGGGTGTCAAGGCCTACCCGGTGCGGGCCGACATGTCCGACTGGGATCAGGTGCATGACGCGGTCCACACCGCGCACGAAGAACTGGGTGGGTTGGACATCATGGTCAACAACCCCGTGATGGTCGTGGGCGGTCCGTTCGAGAAGCACACCAAGGCCGACATCGACCACACGGTGCTGGGCAGCCTGACCATGATGATGTACGGGGCCCATGCCGCGCTGGAATTCCTGCTGCCGCAGGGGGCGGGAAAGATCATCAATATCGGATCGGTCGGCGGTCGCATCCAGCAGCGCGGGCTCGTGGTCTACAACGCCTGCAAATCCGGTGTTGTCGGCTTCACTCGCAACCTCGCGCACGAGGTGGCCGCGCGCGGGGTGAACGTGCTGGGCGTGGCGCCGGGAATCATGATCAAACCGGAGATGATGGAGTATCTGCTCGAGCCGAAGACCCCAGCCCATTTCGCGGGCCGGGGAGCGATCCTGGAGGCGATCACCACCCAGGTGCAGCTCGGGCGGGCGTCGCTGCCGGAGGAAGCGGCCAACATGGTGGCGTTCCTGGCGTCGGAGGCCGCGGATTACCTGTGCGGGCAGACAATCGATGTGGCCGGCGGACAGTGGATGAACTGA
- a CDS encoding LysR family transcriptional regulator has protein sequence MDTHRLKYFLRIAEERSITRAAGVLGIAQPALSRQLQLLEEDLGVTLFTRTRRGVELTDAGERLRASTAGPLRQLELAVQYAGTPLARLDRNLRLGLPETTVDLLAVPLMRNLTTVFPDATFSVTVGSTDQLVEAMLKGAVDVALINPVPDERVFYRELLAETLHLIGGPGSHLDPDRAVRFGDVVGLPLVVPRSSSGIGTALQNAALRTKVKFSHRTTTDSLAVVKNLIEAGLAYAVLPLSACRNEIDQGRLRFAPVEDCVLTQRLGVGATAQLELPRELSVKIGDTIREEVAALIRSGTWDAELIANQPWNPMRG, from the coding sequence ATGGACACCCACCGGCTGAAGTACTTCCTGCGTATCGCCGAGGAGCGGTCGATCACCCGTGCCGCCGGGGTGCTGGGTATCGCCCAACCGGCCCTGAGCCGTCAACTCCAGCTGCTCGAAGAGGACCTCGGGGTCACGTTGTTCACCCGCACCCGCCGCGGTGTCGAGCTCACCGACGCCGGTGAACGGCTGCGAGCGTCGACCGCGGGGCCGCTGCGCCAACTGGAGCTGGCGGTCCAATACGCCGGCACGCCGCTGGCCCGCCTCGACCGCAACCTGCGCCTGGGATTGCCGGAGACCACCGTCGATCTGCTGGCCGTACCACTGATGCGCAACCTGACCACGGTCTTCCCCGACGCCACCTTCTCGGTGACCGTCGGAAGCACCGACCAGCTCGTCGAGGCCATGCTCAAAGGCGCGGTCGACGTGGCGCTGATCAACCCGGTGCCCGATGAACGGGTGTTCTACCGGGAGTTGCTGGCCGAGACGCTCCACCTGATCGGCGGGCCCGGTTCGCACCTGGACCCCGACCGCGCGGTCAGGTTCGGCGATGTCGTCGGGCTGCCCCTCGTGGTTCCGCGGTCGTCGTCCGGAATCGGCACGGCATTGCAGAATGCGGCGCTACGAACCAAGGTCAAGTTCAGCCACCGGACAACGACCGATTCTCTGGCGGTGGTGAAGAACCTGATCGAGGCGGGCCTCGCCTACGCCGTTCTTCCGCTGTCGGCGTGCCGTAACGAAATCGACCAGGGCCGTTTGCGATTCGCACCGGTCGAGGACTGCGTGCTCACCCAGCGACTGGGTGTCGGCGCCACCGCGCAACTCGAGTTGCCACGCGAACTCAGTGTGAAGATCGGCGACACCATCCGTGAGGAGGTCGCCGCCTTGATCAGATCAGGCACCTGGGACGCGGAATTGATCGCAAACCAACCGTGGAACCCGATGCGTGGGTGA
- a CDS encoding acyltransferase: MPIDEAVPSADTVAEATKPDRDRAVDVARLGALLVVMFGHCALLLATIDSGGVRVGNILGALPELAPITWVLQVMPLFFLSGGAAGAYSWHAGRAWGGWLLTRAQRLCRPVFWYLAVWAVVLVGVHATMGAESAAALGRECVALLWFLGVYLIALAFVPALMRMRTGRMVALVVAGLIAASAVVDAIRFAVGTPEAGTANLIIVWLIPVVIGVGYARQLICARAALGVAIVAFAGQVILARTGIYDVSLVVTGTERVSNVSPPTLLLALHCTWMSCLFVAVANPIRRWAARPRVWSVIATGNGGAMTLYLWHIPVIAVAAFGLHAVGLDAFDPDAPGFWAHLALRAAVFAVLMAVAFRLLSPLEHRPLPWWDGPVAVSGPRSVLTGVLLCLAGVALTLMAKNGLDGVLGWSALVGFVIAAGAARAGAGPVVKA, encoded by the coding sequence ATGCCAATCGATGAGGCCGTGCCGTCCGCCGACACCGTCGCGGAAGCCACCAAACCGGATCGCGACCGCGCGGTCGATGTGGCCCGGCTGGGCGCGCTGCTCGTGGTGATGTTCGGGCACTGTGCCCTGCTGCTGGCCACGATCGACTCCGGTGGGGTGCGGGTAGGGAACATCCTCGGCGCGCTGCCTGAGCTGGCCCCGATCACCTGGGTGCTCCAGGTGATGCCGTTGTTCTTCCTGTCGGGCGGGGCCGCGGGTGCCTACAGCTGGCATGCCGGGAGAGCGTGGGGCGGCTGGTTGCTCACCCGTGCCCAGCGGTTGTGCCGGCCGGTGTTCTGGTACCTGGCGGTTTGGGCCGTGGTCCTCGTCGGGGTGCACGCGACGATGGGTGCCGAGTCTGCGGCGGCACTCGGGCGCGAGTGCGTCGCGCTGTTGTGGTTTCTGGGCGTCTACCTGATTGCCCTCGCGTTCGTCCCGGCGCTGATGCGCATGCGCACCGGCCGGATGGTGGCCCTGGTGGTGGCCGGGTTGATCGCGGCATCGGCAGTCGTGGATGCGATCCGCTTCGCGGTCGGCACCCCGGAAGCGGGTACCGCGAATCTGATCATCGTCTGGTTGATCCCGGTGGTGATCGGGGTGGGGTATGCGCGGCAACTGATCTGTGCGCGGGCGGCGCTGGGGGTGGCGATCGTGGCCTTCGCCGGGCAGGTGATCCTCGCTCGCACTGGCATTTACGACGTCTCGCTGGTGGTCACCGGGACCGAGCGGGTGTCCAACGTGTCGCCGCCGACGCTGCTGCTGGCCCTGCACTGCACCTGGATGTCATGCCTGTTCGTCGCGGTCGCGAACCCGATCCGGCGCTGGGCCGCGCGCCCGCGGGTCTGGTCCGTGATCGCGACCGGAAACGGGGGAGCCATGACGCTGTATCTGTGGCACATCCCGGTGATCGCGGTCGCCGCCTTCGGTCTTCATGCCGTCGGGCTGGACGCGTTCGACCCGGATGCCCCCGGCTTCTGGGCCCACTTGGCTTTGCGTGCAGCGGTTTTCGCGGTGCTGATGGCTGTGGCGTTCAGGTTGCTGTCGCCACTGGAGCATCGACCGCTGCCGTGGTGGGACGGGCCGGTCGCGGTCAGCGGGCCCCGATCGGTTCTGACCGGTGTGCTGCTGTGCCTTGCCGGTGTCGCATTGACGCTGATGGCCAAGAACGGACTCGACGGCGTGCTCGGCTGGTCGGCGCTCGTTGGTTTTGTCATCGCGGCCGGCGCCGCACGCGCCGGCGCGGGACCCGTCGTCAAGGCCTGA
- a CDS encoding three-helix bundle dimerization domain-containing protein, producing the protein MVGISEEVMMAEVLARLNAAYPETSADDVAGCVRRAQERFQSSPIREFVPLLVERRARAELATPVVVPV; encoded by the coding sequence ATGGTCGGGATCAGCGAAGAAGTGATGATGGCCGAAGTCCTGGCCCGACTGAATGCGGCTTATCCGGAAACCTCCGCTGACGACGTCGCGGGCTGTGTCCGCCGCGCCCAGGAACGTTTCCAGTCCAGCCCGATTCGCGAGTTCGTGCCGCTGCTCGTGGAACGGCGTGCGCGGGCCGAGCTCGCCACGCCGGTCGTCGTCCCCGTCTAG
- a CDS encoding glycoside hydrolase, whose translation MAAVGKRLLADGRGRLLALAASVVLAAGMVYAQNTDSDCCPEAPAAAPPTGVQPAPVPAQAELVAASAPVVARDFQFSLPQGPAPEGGLQVKTIWVARAIAVMFPEITTIGGYRQDPLKWHPNGLAIDVMIPNYHSEKGIALGNQIAGFALANAERWGVLHVIWRQGYYPGIGAPSWTADYGNETANHFDHLHIATDGGGYPTGDETYFLGSMSS comes from the coding sequence ATTGCTGCCGTGGGTAAAAGGCTGTTGGCCGATGGCAGGGGGCGGTTGCTGGCGCTCGCCGCCTCGGTCGTCCTTGCAGCGGGAATGGTGTACGCGCAGAACACCGACTCGGACTGTTGCCCGGAGGCCCCGGCCGCCGCCCCGCCCACCGGTGTGCAACCGGCGCCCGTTCCCGCCCAAGCCGAGCTGGTGGCGGCCAGCGCACCTGTCGTTGCCCGGGACTTCCAGTTCTCCCTGCCGCAGGGCCCGGCCCCCGAGGGCGGGCTGCAGGTCAAGACCATCTGGGTGGCCCGCGCCATCGCCGTGATGTTCCCCGAGATCACCACCATCGGCGGGTACCGCCAGGATCCGCTGAAATGGCATCCGAACGGTCTGGCCATCGACGTGATGATCCCGAACTACCACTCCGAGAAAGGGATCGCCCTCGGTAACCAGATTGCCGGTTTCGCACTGGCCAACGCCGAACGGTGGGGCGTGCTGCACGTGATCTGGAGGCAGGGCTACTACCCCGGCATCGGCGCCCCGAGCTGGACGGCGGACTACGGCAACGAGACCGCCAACCACTTCGACCACCTTCACATCGCCACCGACGGTGGCGGATACCCGACCGGGGACGAAACGTACTTCCTGGGCTCGATGTCGTCGTAG
- a CDS encoding oxygenase MpaB family protein: MNIPARHPERPLPVPVAVRTFAAMMGIREPGADQWRRLGERLTVGDEPMDRLVDWMTTAGLPEMKVLFERVLSEGIANVPEAPEPLREFFTGVETIPDWVDRDKLRTAQRALRRGGADGMSIARDVSLLGGYQFSGFNKTLLRTGALEKGSNKRFAETMQWAIDVISDGGLDPLGIGYRSTLHVRLIHAFVRRHVAAMPDWCTDEWGVPVNQTDMAATLVGALVAPPVGSLGMGIIPAPGELDAIAHLTRYVGWLIGVEDEWLPRNFRDTIRVLYHTSTALAKPDETTRQLSVPMAQDPLSWHYRGIRGLRRRLSWAQHLSITSAFLGPSAMRVLGLPAYMPPWYPLLRMPVNLVRSVAAMTLPGGMDRAVARGTREQQALLYTIIGDGGASIGESAVPVSRVA; encoded by the coding sequence ATGAACATTCCGGCTCGCCATCCAGAGCGGCCCCTTCCCGTTCCGGTCGCGGTACGGACGTTCGCCGCGATGATGGGCATTCGCGAGCCGGGCGCCGACCAGTGGCGGCGGCTCGGGGAGCGGCTGACCGTCGGCGACGAGCCGATGGACCGCCTCGTCGACTGGATGACGACAGCCGGGCTGCCGGAGATGAAGGTCCTGTTCGAGCGGGTGCTGTCAGAGGGGATCGCCAATGTGCCCGAGGCCCCGGAACCATTGCGCGAGTTCTTCACCGGTGTGGAGACCATCCCGGACTGGGTGGACCGGGACAAGCTGCGCACGGCGCAGCGAGCCTTGCGGCGGGGCGGTGCCGACGGGATGTCGATCGCTCGCGACGTGTCTCTGCTCGGTGGCTACCAGTTCTCCGGTTTCAACAAGACCCTGCTGCGCACCGGCGCGTTGGAGAAGGGGTCGAACAAGCGGTTCGCCGAGACGATGCAGTGGGCGATCGACGTCATCTCGGACGGAGGACTCGATCCGCTCGGCATCGGGTACCGGTCGACCCTGCATGTGCGGTTGATCCACGCGTTCGTGCGCCGGCACGTGGCGGCCATGCCGGACTGGTGCACCGACGAATGGGGCGTGCCCGTCAACCAGACCGACATGGCGGCGACGTTGGTCGGAGCCCTCGTCGCCCCACCGGTCGGGTCGCTCGGAATGGGAATCATTCCTGCCCCAGGCGAACTCGATGCCATCGCCCACCTGACCCGGTATGTCGGCTGGCTGATCGGCGTCGAAGACGAATGGTTGCCCCGCAACTTCAGAGACACCATCCGCGTGCTGTATCACACGTCGACGGCGCTGGCGAAGCCCGACGAGACCACCCGGCAGTTGTCCGTTCCCATGGCGCAGGATCCATTGTCGTGGCACTACCGCGGTATTCGGGGACTGCGCCGCCGGTTGTCGTGGGCCCAGCATCTGTCGATCACGAGTGCGTTCCTCGGGCCCAGCGCGATGCGCGTCCTCGGGCTTCCGGCCTACATGCCCCCGTGGTATCCGCTGCTGCGGATGCCCGTGAACCTGGTTCGCAGTGTCGCGGCGATGACGTTGCCGGGCGGCATGGACCGCGCGGTGGCCCGCGGTACACGGGAACAACAAGCCTTGCTGTACACCATCATCGGTGACGGTGGCGCCAGCATCGGTGAGTCAGCGGTACCCGTGAGCCGCGTCGCCTGA
- a CDS encoding TetR/AcrR family transcriptional regulator — protein sequence MKGAQVVRGYGGISAADRRTERRSKLLAAGRNIWGESGITEVTVRAVCTAAGLTSRYFYEQFPSRDALLFAISDDVRDELLAALVNAGIGDPGTLTDKLRSALTAFLESIAADPHIHRIATGDVSSVAGLTEHRTHILEMITALIVEHAPSVLHGETPDPVQLRRGSRFMVGGVNQMIEAWLEDPAETPQELAAECADLCVAVVRGVARTDDSDD from the coding sequence ATGAAGGGCGCACAGGTGGTGCGCGGTTACGGCGGCATCAGCGCGGCCGATCGCCGCACCGAACGACGGAGCAAGTTGCTCGCCGCGGGCCGGAACATCTGGGGCGAATCCGGCATCACCGAGGTGACCGTGCGTGCCGTGTGCACCGCGGCCGGACTCACCTCGCGCTACTTCTACGAGCAGTTCCCGAGCCGGGATGCGTTGCTGTTCGCCATCTCCGACGATGTCCGTGACGAGTTGCTGGCAGCTCTCGTGAACGCCGGCATCGGCGATCCCGGCACGCTCACGGACAAACTTCGCTCAGCCCTCACGGCGTTCCTCGAGAGCATCGCGGCCGATCCGCACATCCACCGCATCGCCACCGGAGATGTCAGCAGTGTCGCCGGCCTGACCGAGCACCGCACCCACATTCTCGAGATGATCACAGCGCTGATCGTCGAGCACGCGCCGTCGGTCCTCCACGGTGAAACCCCTGACCCCGTCCAGCTGCGCCGCGGCTCACGGTTCATGGTCGGCGGCGTCAACCAGATGATCGAAGCATGGCTCGAGGATCCGGCCGAAACCCCGCAGGAGCTGGCGGCCGAATGCGCCGATCTCTGCGTGGCCGTGGTTCGCGGGGTGGCCCGCACCGACGACTCCGACGACTAG
- a CDS encoding FAD-dependent oxidoreductase — protein MTDVDCCVVGAGFAGLTAALRLKQAGRSVALLEARDRVGGRTFTEVLDDGTWIDRGGAWIGPGQDRIKALMAEFGVAEYKEYVDGDAMMIVDGKQHRYSGTIPWAMSPWAIANLGAGLLEVELMCRSIPFEAPWEAKKAVEWDRISLGEWINRHMRSKQAREMIDMAFAGIYTSAASEVSLLWALHQMGSGGGPVFVISTKDGAQDARVRGGMGAVYGPMAAELGAALHLSQPVRLIEHDDCGVTVHSADMTVRARQAIVAVPLAIANQIVYEPMLPVDRAFLHQRMPSGAVFKMSVVYDTAFWRADGLCGQSAAPGSPATLTIDACTDTGVPGIMCVITEGPAARRLGLLDAEQRQAVVIGELIDRFGAKAAAPVSYHEQNWTVERYSGGGMISHAPPGVLTEFGPALRAPCGRIHWAGSESSAVMCGWIDGAVRSGERAAAEVLAAESVVAA, from the coding sequence ATGACAGACGTCGATTGCTGTGTGGTGGGTGCGGGGTTCGCCGGTTTGACGGCCGCGCTGCGCCTGAAGCAGGCAGGCCGTTCCGTGGCCCTGCTCGAGGCGCGTGATCGGGTCGGCGGCCGTACCTTCACCGAGGTGCTCGACGACGGGACCTGGATCGATCGTGGCGGAGCCTGGATCGGGCCGGGCCAGGACCGCATCAAAGCCCTGATGGCCGAGTTCGGGGTGGCCGAATACAAGGAGTACGTCGACGGCGACGCCATGATGATCGTCGACGGCAAGCAGCACCGTTACTCCGGCACGATCCCGTGGGCGATGAGCCCGTGGGCGATCGCCAATCTCGGCGCCGGATTGCTCGAGGTGGAGCTCATGTGCAGGTCCATTCCCTTCGAAGCTCCCTGGGAGGCGAAGAAGGCAGTCGAATGGGACCGGATCAGCCTGGGGGAGTGGATCAATCGTCACATGCGGTCCAAACAGGCGCGCGAGATGATCGACATGGCGTTCGCCGGCATCTACACCTCGGCAGCCTCGGAGGTGTCGCTGCTGTGGGCGCTGCACCAGATGGGATCCGGCGGCGGGCCCGTCTTCGTCATCTCCACCAAGGACGGCGCTCAGGACGCCCGCGTCCGCGGCGGCATGGGGGCCGTCTACGGGCCGATGGCCGCCGAACTGGGTGCAGCGCTGCACCTTTCGCAGCCGGTGCGGCTCATCGAACATGACGACTGCGGCGTCACCGTCCACTCCGCCGACATGACCGTGCGGGCGCGACAGGCGATCGTCGCCGTCCCGTTGGCCATCGCGAACCAGATCGTTTATGAGCCAATGCTTCCGGTCGACCGCGCGTTTCTTCATCAGCGCATGCCCAGCGGCGCTGTCTTCAAGATGTCGGTGGTGTACGACACCGCGTTCTGGCGTGCGGACGGGCTGTGCGGGCAGTCGGCGGCGCCCGGCAGCCCAGCCACGTTGACCATCGATGCCTGCACCGACACCGGCGTCCCGGGGATCATGTGCGTCATCACCGAGGGCCCCGCGGCCCGCCGGCTCGGACTCCTCGACGCCGAGCAGCGTCAGGCTGTGGTGATCGGCGAGCTGATCGACCGCTTCGGCGCAAAGGCCGCGGCCCCGGTGAGCTATCACGAGCAGAACTGGACGGTGGAACGGTACTCGGGTGGCGGAATGATCAGTCATGCACCGCCCGGCGTGCTGACCGAATTCGGGCCCGCGCTGCGGGCGCCGTGCGGACGCATCCACTGGGCCGGCTCGGAGAGTTCGGCCGTCATGTGCGGCTGGATCGACGGCGCCGTCCGGTCGGGTGAACGCGCCGCCGCGGAGGTGCTGGCAGCCGAAAGTGTGGTGGCGGCCTAG
- a CDS encoding serine/threonine-protein kinase: protein MTESAPVKVEGTRPRLRTGRRRIGDGLVEIPIREDIEPAGAILTNPVVAESKRECSTCGRPVGRGSAGRPAPSEGVCPQCGTLFSFSPQLETGELVAGQYEVQGCIAHGGVGWIYLAVDRNVSDRWVVLKGLLQPGGQQAQAIVVAERQFLAMVNHPGIVKIYNFVEHPGFDGRPVGYIVMEYIGGTTLEAILAKQRSPGGGPKQMMPVEQALGYLLDVMPALSYLHSLGLVYNDLKPENIMLTEDNIELIDMGAVSGLGDFGYIYGTKGFQAPEIVRTGPTVATDVYTVGRTLAKLTVDLSDDRYAEALPGPDEVALFERYESFYRLLARATDSRPAQRFSSVDEMADQCRGVLHEILAEQTGSPSPRTSTLFGMPHATCGADLALRRTDVFVDGRRRDVRLDPRDVAGCLPTPLTATDSDEDWREDWDDGISGLEAGDLTAALACFERVGAMLPGEAAPELAAAATAELLLDTDNPSDAERLRSLAERYYRTLWRTDPAWVNAAFGLARLLAGRGDRSGAIDVLDQVPRTSRHYGEAHLTSIVILLDGRALDEITEADLRDAAQRIGRLSETEPRALQIRALVLGIALDWLRSGGVPSTGDPIFGHSFDHRGLRLGIEEALRELARHSPRRRHRYTLVDVANAIRPPSWL from the coding sequence GTGACCGAATCCGCACCGGTCAAGGTGGAGGGCACCCGCCCGCGGCTTCGTACCGGGCGCCGTCGCATCGGCGATGGCCTGGTCGAGATCCCGATTCGGGAGGACATCGAGCCGGCCGGCGCGATCCTCACCAATCCCGTTGTCGCCGAGTCGAAACGGGAATGCAGTACCTGCGGCCGGCCGGTCGGGCGGGGGAGCGCGGGCCGGCCGGCGCCCAGCGAAGGCGTGTGTCCGCAGTGCGGCACGCTGTTCTCGTTCTCGCCCCAACTGGAGACCGGCGAGTTGGTGGCCGGTCAGTACGAGGTGCAGGGCTGCATCGCCCATGGCGGAGTCGGCTGGATCTATCTGGCGGTCGACCGCAATGTCAGCGACCGGTGGGTGGTGCTCAAGGGTCTGCTGCAGCCCGGCGGGCAGCAGGCACAGGCGATCGTCGTCGCCGAACGTCAGTTCCTCGCAATGGTCAACCACCCGGGCATCGTCAAGATCTACAACTTCGTCGAACACCCCGGATTCGACGGGCGCCCGGTCGGCTACATCGTGATGGAGTACATCGGTGGCACCACACTGGAAGCGATTCTGGCCAAGCAGCGGTCGCCGGGTGGCGGACCCAAGCAGATGATGCCGGTCGAGCAGGCGCTCGGCTACCTGCTCGACGTCATGCCGGCGCTGTCGTACCTGCACTCACTCGGCTTGGTCTACAACGACCTCAAACCCGAGAACATCATGCTCACCGAGGACAACATCGAACTGATCGACATGGGCGCGGTGTCAGGCCTCGGTGACTTCGGATACATCTACGGAACCAAGGGTTTTCAGGCACCTGAGATCGTGCGGACCGGGCCGACGGTCGCCACGGACGTCTACACCGTCGGCCGTACGCTGGCCAAGCTGACCGTCGACCTGTCCGACGACCGTTACGCCGAGGCGTTGCCGGGGCCCGACGAGGTGGCCCTGTTCGAACGGTACGAGTCCTTCTACCGCCTTCTCGCCCGGGCCACCGACTCCCGGCCGGCGCAACGGTTCTCGTCGGTCGATGAGATGGCCGACCAATGCCGGGGGGTGCTGCACGAAATCCTCGCCGAGCAGACGGGCTCGCCGAGCCCCCGGACTTCGACGCTGTTCGGCATGCCCCACGCCACCTGCGGAGCCGATCTGGCACTGCGGCGCACCGATGTGTTCGTCGACGGCCGTCGGCGTGACGTTCGCCTCGACCCGCGAGATGTCGCCGGTTGCCTCCCGACTCCGTTGACTGCCACGGACTCCGACGAGGACTGGCGGGAGGACTGGGACGACGGGATTTCCGGTCTGGAAGCCGGTGACCTCACCGCGGCGCTGGCATGTTTCGAGAGGGTGGGCGCGATGCTGCCCGGTGAGGCGGCGCCCGAACTCGCGGCGGCCGCGACGGCCGAACTGCTGCTCGACACCGACAATCCGTCGGACGCAGAACGCCTGCGGTCGTTGGCCGAGCGGTACTACCGGACGTTGTGGCGCACCGACCCGGCCTGGGTGAACGCGGCGTTCGGGCTGGCGCGGCTGCTGGCCGGCCGCGGCGACCGGTCGGGCGCGATCGACGTGCTCGACCAGGTTCCGCGGACATCGCGCCACTACGGCGAGGCGCACCTGACCTCGATCGTGATCCTGCTCGACGGGCGTGCACTCGATGAGATCACCGAGGCGGACCTGCGGGACGCGGCGCAGCGGATCGGCCGCTTGAGCGAGACCGAGCCGCGGGCCCTGCAGATCCGCGCACTCGTACTCGGTATTGCGCTGGATTGGCTCCGGTCGGGTGGGGTGCCGAGTACGGGCGACCCGATCTTCGGCCATTCCTTCGACCACCGGGGCCTGCGCCTGGGTATCGAAGAGGCACTTCGGGAACTGGCGCGGCATTCACCCCGGCGGCGCCATCGCTACACGCTCGTCGACGTCGCGAATGCGATCAGACCGCCGAGCTGGCTCTGA